The Xenopus tropicalis strain Nigerian chromosome 2, UCB_Xtro_10.0, whole genome shotgun sequence genome window below encodes:
- the c21orf91 gene encoding protein EURL homolog isoform X1, with product MIEEEQFVNIDLNDDNVCSICKLGTDIETLSFCHICFELSIEGVPRSDLLHTRSLRGHKDCFEKFHLIANQDCPRSKHSKSPYEEVKNIVSKKINWIVQYAQNKDLYADSECPKSTQHKLRKFRHQSDRTLLPQNDSQVPRYSAKWLEASACGVSSCAQGILEQSKSRDFSASMLQNGNTTFCHSNTLWPGTIKPQKTENISLSSGSRRYQHYSREELSLMSVEELGHVKENLLRQIKDVFEDLSAVVQDKDSLSSELHVRHIAIEQLLKNCSKLPCLQMGRAGLKANFPINN from the exons ATGATTGAAGAGGAGCAGTTTGTCAACATCGACTTGAATGACGACAATGTGTGCAGTATATGTAAGCTGGGCACCGACATTGAAACCCTGTCATTTTGCCATATCTGCTTCGAGCTAAGCATTGAGG GAGTTCCCAGATCAGATCTCCTACACACCAGATCCTTACGAGGGCACAAGGATTGCTTTGAGAAATTCCATCTAATAGCAAATCAGGACTGCCCCCGGTCCAAACATTCAAAGAGCCCCTATGAGGAAGTGAAGAATATTGTGAGCAAAAAAATAAACTGGATTGTACAATACGCACAAAACAAGGACTTGTATGCGGATTCTGAATGCCCAAAATCTACCCAGCACAAACTCCGGAAGTTCCGGCACCAAAGCGATAGGACTCTGCTCCCTCAGAATGATTCCCAGGTGCCCAGGTATTCTGCCAAGTGGCTGGAGGCAAGTGCTTGTGGGGTGTCCAGCTGTGCCCAGGGAATATTGGAGCAGAGCAAATCCAGAGACTTCAGTGCCAGCATGCTACAGAATGGCAATACCACCTTCTGCCACAGCAATACTTTGTGGCCGGGCACCATTAAACCACAAAAGACAGAAAACATCAGCCTTAGTTCTGGCTCTAGGAGATACCAGCACTACAGCAGGGAGGAAC TAAGTTTAATGAGCGTCGAAGAGTTGGGGCACGTAAAAGAAAATCTCCTTCGGCAAATTAAAG ATGTGTTTGAAGATCTGAGTGCTGTAGTGCAGGACAAGGACTCATTATCTTCAGAACTTCATGTACGGCACATTGCTATAGAACAGTTACTGAAGAACTGCTCCAAACTTCCATGTCTCCAAATGGGTCGAGCCGGGCTCAAGGCTAACTTTCCTATCAACAACTGA
- the c21orf91 gene encoding protein EURL homolog (The RefSeq protein has 1 substitution compared to this genomic sequence), translating to MIEEEQFVNIDLNDDNVCSICKLGTDIETLSFCHICFELSIEGVPRSDLLHTRSLRGHKDCFEKFHLIANQDCPRSKHSKSPYEEVKNIVSKKINWIVQYAQNKDLYADSECPKSTQHKLRKFRHQSDRTLLPQNDSQVPRYSAKWLEASACGVSSCAQGILEQSKSRDFSASMLQNGNTTFCHSNTLWPGTIKPQKTENISLSSGSRRYQHYSREQLSLMSVEELGHVKENLLRQIKDVFEDLSAVVQDKDSLSSELHVRHIAIEQLLKNCSKLPCLQMGRAGLKANFPINN from the exons ATGATTGAAGAGGAGCAGTTTGTCAACATCGACTTGAATGACGACAATGTGTGCAGTATATGTAAGCTGGGCACCGACATTGAAACCCTGTCATTTTGCCATATCTGCTTCGAGCTAAGCATTGAGG GAGTTCCCAGATCAGATCTCCTACACACCAGATCCTTACGAGGGCACAAGGATTGCTTTGAGAAATTCCATCTAATAGCAAATCAGGACTGCCCCCGGTCCAAACATTCAAAGAGCCCCTATGAGGAAGTGAAGAATATTGTGAGCAAAAAAATAAACTGGATTGTACAATACGCACAAAACAAGGACTTGTATGCGGATTCTGAATGCCCAAAATCTACCCAGCACAAACTCCGGAAGTTCCGGCACCAAAGCGATAGGACTCTGCTCCCTCAGAATGATTCCCAGGTGCCCAGGTATTCTGCCAAGTGGCTGGAGGCAAGTGCTTGTGGGGTGTCCAGCTGTGCCCAGGGAATATTGGAGCAGAGCAAATCCAGAGACTTCAGTGCCAGCATGCTACAGAATGGCAATACCACCTTCTGCCACAGCAATACTTTGTGGCCGGGCACCATTAAACCACAAAAGACAGAAAACATCAGCCTTAGTTCTGGCTCTAGGAGATACCAGCACTACAGCAGGGAGGAAC TAAGTTTAATGAGCGTCGAAGAGTTGGGGCACGTAAAAGAAAATCTCCTTCGGCAAATTAAAG ATGTGTTTGAAGATCTGAGTGCTGTAGTGCAGGACAAGGACTCATTATCTTCAGAACTTCATGTACGGCACATTGCTATAGAACAGTTACTGAAGAACTGCTCCAAACTTCCATGTCTCCAAATGGGTCGAGCCGGGCTCAAGGCTAACTTTCCTATCAACAACTGA